The genomic stretch CATAGGTACTCCAACGATTAGGAGCTCATTATGTGACTCTGGATTAAGATTTGTTTCAAAATCACCTTGTTTTACAACCGTCTCTCTCTCAGTAAAAACGCCATTAAGAATTGGATCATCTTTAAAAACTTCCAATGGTAATTGCGGTAAACCGTGTGAGTTTGGTGAATACCATAATTCTCCGCTTTCTTCTTTATCAATGATCATCACCCCTGTCGGGTAAAAATCTGTGATTTCCCAGGCAGTTTCAAGCGCTTGATCTCGATCATCATATCGCTCGATAACAGAAGCCACTTTATTTGCTAGTCGCTCCATCTGTTCGGCTTCTTTTTCCACATGAAAATCCTCAAAAAATTGAAGTAATAAAATGGTTAAGATCGATAGCACAAATGCAACTAACAGGATAATAGTAAGCCAAAGCTTACCTACAACACTTCTCCAAATCATTACTCTTTAACAGCCTCAAACTTATACCCTACACCCCAAACCGTTGAAATCATTGCAGCAGCTTTTGGAGAAACTTTATTCAACTTTTCTCTAAGACGTTTCACATGAGTATCAACAGTACGTAGATCACCAAAAAATTCGTAATTCCATACATCTTTCAACAGTTCTTCACGAGAGAATACTTTATCAGGTGCTTTTGCAAGATAATACAAAAGCTCATACTCTTTAGGTGTTAAATTAATAATTTGTTCCTCTGCTAGGACACGATGTGCATCATGATCAATGGTTAAGTGTGGAAATACGATTACATTTTTTGTGGTTGTTTCTGTTTGTAGAAATTTTGTCGTTGACGACCTTCTAAGCAATGCCTTCACGCGGAGAACGACTTCCCTCGGACTAAATGGCTTAGTAATATAGTCATCTGCTCCAACTTCAAATCCTTGAACGCGATTGGCTTCTTCGCCTTTTGCCGTCAACATAATAACAGGCGTCGCTTTTTGCTCACGCATTTGCTGACAAACTTCTATTCCATCCATTCCCGGAAGCATCAGATCAAGCAAAATGAGATCAAAATCATCTTCGATAGCCATTTCAAGTGCTTGTTCTCCATTTTCCGCTTCTTCAATTTCATAGTTTTCTCTCTCTAGATACATACGTAGCAACTTTCGAATACGCTCTTCATCATCTACAACTAAAATTCGTGCGTCTTTTTCCAAGAAGATTACCTCCCACATGAGCTCATGTGTTCTATTCTATCATGTATTTAGCTTTACAGACCAGTAAGGGGAAGCCCATTTTCGATATATCATAAAAACTATGTATTCGTAATAAGTCTTCCTTTTAGCATGTTCTACCTTTTGAACAAATAAACAAACTGCCCCACCTTATAAGAAAACCTTCACGATTCGTGAAGGTTTTCTTTGCTATGCATAAGAGTGAAGCCCAGAAATAACAAGGTTTACAACAACGAGGTTTAGCATGATGATGACAAAACCTACTACTGCTAGCCATGCTGACTTCTCACCTTGCCAGCC from Bacillus sp. Cs-700 encodes the following:
- a CDS encoding response regulator transcription factor → MEKDARILVVDDEERIRKLLRMYLERENYEIEEAENGEQALEMAIEDDFDLILLDLMLPGMDGIEVCQQMREQKATPVIMLTAKGEEANRVQGFEVGADDYITKPFSPREVVLRVKALLRRSSTTKFLQTETTTKNVIVFPHLTIDHDAHRVLAEEQIINLTPKEYELLYYLAKAPDKVFSREELLKDVWNYEFFGDLRTVDTHVKRLREKLNKVSPKAAAMISTVWGVGYKFEAVKE